AACACATCAGGGTTGTCCAATTCATCTGGATAACCACCTGAGGCAACAATACTTGTTGCAATGATCATTCCCTCATGTTTCATGTAATCAATACCAGCTTGATAGAGGCGATGAATGCCAACAAGAGCAAGCTCCACCCTGTACTGAAACTCATCACCTACTTCAACACCCGGCACTGATCCTATCATATGTTTTCCAGTGTTAACTTCTTTTCCTTTGGCCCTGATAATCTTTGCAGCTTCCATGTCTATCCTTTTGCTAAGTTGCCCTTGTTGCTTCACTTTTGCTTCTTCTACTTGCAAGAGCTTCCTACAAACAGCTTGGAAGAAGCGAAGCATCTGCCTCACTTTGTTACGTGCATTACCATTACTCAAACTTTGGGGACCATAAGGAGGCAGGCTTACTTCAAATTCAGGTAGACTTTGACATGCTGGAGAACTTTCATCTTGCTCTTTTATAGCAAAATCTTCCTCATCCTTGACAACCCCTTTACTTTCAGATTCAGCCTTTTTAGAAGAAGTTGACATCTTCTTCCTAGATGTCCCTCCCACTTGATCTGTTTCATAAGCCTTTTGCCCGCTGACACGTTTAGATTTCTCTCCCCCTGTGATGCACTTGACAGCATGTTTCTTCACCTCACTTCTAGCCAGTATGCTATTCGGGCTAGCATTAACAGCCCCTTTAGCCTGCCTCCATGGACAGTTTGGTGCAGCCATCAGACCTTGCACAATCACCACATCCACTTTAGGCTCCAAAGCAACAGAATTTCCCATAGGCTTTCGCTTAAGATTCTTACCACGTGAGTAACCCATAGCTTGCTTCCCCGCCTCCACTAGAACCCCACTAACATCCTCAGGATCCTTTCTAATTATTCTTTTTGACTTGGTACTCATTTCAGGTAAACTTCCTTCCATTTTATGTTTTTGGCTATTTCCATCCCCAAGATCCCCATCCAATTCTTCAACATCATTCCTCGTTATCTTTGGCACTGGACTGCCTTCCACATCAGCCCTCACTGTTTCCACCAATGGCCTGCCTTGCTTAGAAGCTTTTCGGGATTTCATATTTGGTTTGTTTAAATTTCCATTCAACTCCCTCCTTTGAGGATTTCCAGCTCGAATATTGCACTTTAATTCTTGAACATCAATAGTTTCTGCCACTCTCACTGAACTGCTTTCTTCTATGGTTCTCACTTTCTCCCTTAACAATACACTCCGCACAGTAGCCTTATCTGGAGGATCACATCCATTGGCTCCCAAGAGAATTCTCATGCGTTCTTCATCCGTTGGGCACGGAGCATTCCTTCCACAAAATGGAGGATAGTCACGATCAGCTGAAACTCTTCTCTTAGGAAATTTACTCTTCAGGGCAGTTTTTTCCAATGGTTTGGCATCAACAGTCTGACATTTTGGTAGGGAACATGCTTTTGCACCATCTACTGGAACTATCTCATCAACCATAGAACCGATCTCCAAACCAGTTTTGCTTTTCTCTCCACCTCCTTTGCTTACTTTATCTGGAACTTCCACTTCATGTAACTCCTTTGACAATTCTGGTCCTTTAACTTCTGAAGTGGTTGGCATTTGCAAGTCAGTTCCTGAAGGCTCCCCAATATTGGACAGTTCAACCCCGTTGCCTTTCCCAGCTGCATCCACCTCTTTTCCTGCCAAATCACCTGTTGAGTTGGGCAACCCCAACTTCCCCAAGCTTTGAGCCACATCATGCAATAATGGTCCTTTACCAATTTCAAAAGCTTTGAGACAATCACCTTCTGTAACCACCAGATTGTCATTATTACTAAGTGATGGTTTTGGCTCAGTATCCTTGGGTGTCAGATTTACACGTTGAACATCTCGTCCACATCCAGGTGGAAAATCGCGAACAGCAGAAACCTTCCGCTTCTTGTACTTATGTGTACCACCTGAAGAGATGCTGTAACCATTCTCCAAAAGCCTTTTGTTTGAACCCCCATCACATAGGCCACCACTTGACAAGGTCCCCATCCTTCTAAATACCAGCAAAGCACACCGAATTGATTATATGGCAAAGAAAGTAATGCATACAGAAATTAGTATTGAGAAACGTATGGATTATGCGTAAACATCCACGGTAAAGAGAAGATGAGATAAAATTCTTTGGATATACTTATGCACAAAAAATAAGACAAGAAGTggattaaaacaaattaaacggTCACAGGTTGAGAACTTGACTGGGCACACTGACAAAATGCACTAAAAGTAAGACAAgtgaaataaaacaaattaaatccaaaaataCACCAAGTGAGAAACTTAGAATATATATTATCATCGATTCATCGCACATTCCAGTATACCTTGAAGAACCAAAACAATCAGAAAGACCATCAATCAACAGAAAAATGGGTATAATTGACACGGACAAAGTCAGGGAGGTCCGCGTCCGCTGAAAGAAACTTGAAGGAGCTGAAGTTGAGACTACAAAAAGAATATAGTGATGCAATAAGGAAAATTAGGTTTCGAAGTTGCTAACAACGAAAATGACCGCTGTACAAATAAACTGAAATGCTTTCTCAAAAACACTGTAAAACTACTAGATTAAACACCCTTTGACAATTAACAGAAACACTATCCTCAACAATTGACAAGATCAGATCGAGCGTTCGTTTGATTCAAAAGGAAATCAGTGGTGAGAATCTAGTACGAATCGTCCACAACAACAGCAAACAAGGAGAATCAAGCACAGTGAATTCGAAATTGGCCGTTTGGGCACCTAGAAAAACGAATAGCAAATCGGAAGAGAACTGAAATTAGAAAACGAGAAATGTGAAGAGACACAAACGAagtgtgcaaaaaaaaaaaaatgaagagaaatgaGTGAGATTGACGGCAATAAACATTAGGGTTTGGAAACGTACCCGAGCGGAGAGAGAGATCAATAGGCTTGGCGGAGAACTCGGCGGTGATTTCCTTTCATCGAATCGAATATTTTCAGGGTTTCGTCATCGGAGTAAAACggggaaggagaagaggaaaatGCAGAGGAGGTCTGGATCCTACCCCAttaatatgtgtgtgtatatataatatatatatatatatatattatatgcgtGTGCGGGCGTGTGTGCACGTTTCTCGTTTCCGCCACCGTGGCGCCAAGATAGAAGTTGGCTTACGTTGATCGAGAGGCCTCACGGGAACCTCCTGTCCCCATGGTAACCATATAAAtgatcattaatgatttttactttttaaatatttacaattatttattattaatgtggTCAAAACTTAGTTCTTTCTCGAATCATATTTAttgtaaaatattatatttatagataattctcataaataatttctGTAATTCACCTGTTaccaaaaaaattcataataattttatttaaaattaataataactttACTCTACAATAGTaaacatatttattaattttaaataaaattattgtgaaTTTTGTGATACCATGTCAATTTGTGATTTGCTTGTGGGtatagtattttttatatttattttaaaaaattcatgttTCAACCTTTCATATTTCTGTAAATTGTATTGattgttttttgtatttttaaaatttttattgatttttttaaaattttataaatataaataacttaTCTTTATTGTTGGTTGTGAAGCTCCAAACGGCGTTGTTGCCTTTTAGCTGGTTGGAT
The Diospyros lotus cultivar Yz01 chromosome 12, ASM1463336v1, whole genome shotgun sequence DNA segment above includes these coding regions:
- the LOC127786707 gene encoding histone-lysine N-methyltransferase, H3 lysine-9 specific SUVH4-like — its product is MGTLSSGGLCDGGSNKRLLENGYSISSGGTHKYKKRKVSAVRDFPPGCGRDVQRVNLTPKDTEPKPSLSNNDNLVVTEGDCLKAFEIGKGPLLHDVAQSLGKLGLPNSTGDLAGKEVDAAGKGNGVELSNIGEPSGTDLQMPTTSEVKGPELSKELHEVEVPDKVSKGGGEKSKTGLEIGSMVDEIVPVDGAKACSLPKCQTVDAKPLEKTALKSKFPKRRVSADRDYPPFCGRNAPCPTDEERMRILLGANGCDPPDKATVRSVLLREKVRTIEESSSVRVAETIDVQELKCNIRAGNPQRRELNGNLNKPNMKSRKASKQGRPLVETVRADVEGSPVPKITRNDVEELDGDLGDGNSQKHKMEGSLPEMSTKSKRIIRKDPEDVSGVLVEAGKQAMGYSRGKNLKRKPMGNSVALEPKVDVVIVQGLMAAPNCPWRQAKGAVNASPNSILARSEVKKHAVKCITGGEKSKRVSGQKAYETDQVGGTSRKKMSTSSKKAESESKGVVKDEEDFAIKEQDESSPACQSLPEFEVSLPPYGPQSLSNGNARNKVRQMLRFFQAVCRKLLQVEEAKVKQQGQLSKRIDMEAAKIIRAKGKEVNTGKHMIGSVPGVEVGDEFQYRVELALVGIHRLYQAGIDYMKHEGMIIATSIVASGGYPDELDNPDVLIYSGQGGNVTAKDKEPQDQKLERGNLALKNSISVKNPVRVIRGFKEMKTSHSDSKAKLASTYTYDGLYKVERYWHEVGSHGKLVFKFELKRVPGQPELAWKEVKKSAKFKVRKGLCVDDISGGKELFPVCAVNPIDGEKPPNFNYVKEMKYPDWYCPTPPQGCDCIGGCSDSKKCSCVVKNGGEIPYNHNGAIVEAKPLVYECGPSCKCPPSCYNRVSQHGIKIQLEIFKTESRGWGVRSLTSIPSGSFICEYIGELLEDKEAEQRHNDEYLFDIGQNYTDCFHMDGVSSLKPDAQPNPREVIEDGGFTIDAAQFGNVGRFINHSCSPNLYAQNVLYDHEDKRMPHIMLFAAENIPPLQELTYHYNYSVDQICDSNGNIKVKSCYCGSADCTGRMY